A window of the Acidimicrobiales bacterium genome harbors these coding sequences:
- a CDS encoding alkyl sulfatase dimerization domain-containing protein — protein MSEKKRESILNSAFEPTTVTTGVHLVATQGNGVVIEQADGLVIVDAGPGGGPTDQMITDVRSISDRRVKAIVYSHGHVGYNAGVAQWRAHAAERGEAEPERIGHANVVPRLMRYTAMFDNQVMLNQWQFPRARRASLERGLAIEHPSVTFDDRLVLDDADCPIEIFWAPSETDDCVALWLPKQQLLYTGPSVIPGFPNIGTPLRIQRLTQRWIDTLEAMRELGAETMIPEFGDVVVGVDAVAERLSRNIDALRWLLDETLARLNRGMTDVEILHDLEYPSDLFDAPYLVPSYGSPDYVVRDIVRENSGWWSRDNPTDLHPAHPDDAAAAVLAAVDPATVIAAARTHQANGDLQLAMHVIDLVALAPSGEPSVIEARELKAELCAELARQTEPFVSRSLYFGFARLYRAGKVRWSQAPDGLDALEAASGV, from the coding sequence ATGTCAGAGAAGAAGCGCGAATCGATCCTCAACTCGGCGTTCGAACCGACAACGGTGACCACCGGTGTGCACCTCGTCGCCACCCAGGGCAACGGGGTCGTGATCGAACAGGCCGACGGACTGGTGATCGTCGATGCCGGTCCCGGTGGCGGGCCCACCGACCAGATGATCACCGATGTGCGGTCGATCAGCGACCGGCGAGTGAAGGCGATCGTGTACTCGCACGGGCATGTGGGCTACAACGCCGGCGTCGCTCAATGGCGGGCCCACGCCGCCGAGCGGGGTGAGGCCGAACCGGAGCGGATCGGTCACGCCAATGTCGTCCCTCGCCTCATGCGCTACACCGCGATGTTCGACAACCAGGTCATGCTGAACCAGTGGCAGTTCCCCCGAGCGAGGAGGGCGTCGCTCGAGCGCGGCTTGGCGATCGAGCATCCGTCGGTCACGTTCGACGATCGGCTCGTGCTCGACGATGCCGACTGTCCCATCGAGATCTTCTGGGCACCATCGGAAACCGATGACTGTGTGGCCTTGTGGTTGCCGAAGCAGCAACTGCTCTACACCGGCCCGTCGGTCATTCCCGGCTTCCCCAACATCGGCACCCCACTACGGATCCAGCGCCTGACGCAACGTTGGATCGACACCCTGGAGGCAATGCGCGAGCTCGGTGCCGAGACGATGATCCCCGAGTTCGGCGACGTGGTCGTCGGCGTCGATGCCGTTGCCGAGCGACTGTCCCGCAACATCGATGCGCTTCGCTGGCTGCTCGATGAGACACTCGCCCGGCTGAACCGGGGGATGACCGATGTCGAGATCCTCCACGACCTCGAGTACCCGTCCGACCTGTTCGACGCCCCGTATCTCGTGCCGAGCTACGGCTCGCCCGACTACGTCGTCCGAGACATCGTGCGTGAGAACTCGGGCTGGTGGTCCCGGGACAATCCGACCGACCTCCACCCGGCACACCCCGACGACGCTGCGGCCGCCGTGCTCGCCGCCGTCGATCCGGCGACGGTGATCGCCGCGGCTCGAACCCACCAGGCGAACGGTGACCTCCAGCTGGCCATGCACGTCATCGATCTGGTTGCCCTCGCCCCCTCCGGCGAGCCCTCGGTGATCGAGGCACGCGAATTGAAGGCCGAACTGTGCGCAGAACTGGCCCGCCAGACCGAGCCATTCGTCTCGAGGAGCCTGTACTTCGGCTTCGCCCGGCTCTATCGAGCCGGCAAGGTGCGATGGTCCCAGGCCCCCGATGGATTGGACGCTCTCGAAGCGGCGTCGGGGGTCTGA
- a CDS encoding VOC family protein, with the protein MTLRVSHTTFNCIDAFALSEWWKAFLEYEDLPGDPNLPGHEECMIVDPRTGHRLLFIEVDELQPAEGRVHLDLAPNDRRRDEEVERALAMGATPVSDRRYDDGTGWMVLADPAGNTFCIVRSDAERAGG; encoded by the coding sequence ATGACCTTGCGAGTCTCGCACACGACGTTCAACTGCATCGACGCGTTCGCGCTCTCGGAGTGGTGGAAGGCGTTCCTCGAGTACGAGGACCTGCCCGGTGACCCGAACCTGCCCGGACACGAGGAGTGCATGATCGTCGACCCTCGCACCGGCCACCGGCTGCTGTTCATCGAAGTCGACGAGCTCCAACCCGCCGAGGGACGAGTCCACCTCGACCTGGCGCCGAACGATCGGCGGCGCGACGAGGAGGTCGAGCGGGCACTTGCCATGGGTGCCACTCCGGTCTCCGATCGACGCTACGACGACGGCACCGGATGGATGGTGCTGGCCGATCCCGCCGGCAACACCTTCTGCATCGTTCGCAGCGATGCCGAGCGCGCCGGCGGTTGA
- a CDS encoding nitroreductase family deazaflavin-dependent oxidoreductase, which translates to MDRPSPFAHLPAPIQEALQHDLTIDITTTGRQSGEPRRIEIWFLAVDGQVYITGTPGPRHWLANLRANPRFTFHLKESAEADLPAIATEVDDPAERRMVIASMAAEWYRGQAPIEQLVAEAPMVRITFEQPPSPDRRA; encoded by the coding sequence ATGGATCGCCCATCACCTTTCGCTCATCTTCCCGCCCCGATCCAAGAGGCGCTCCAGCACGACCTGACGATCGACATCACCACGACCGGCCGCCAGTCGGGCGAGCCCCGTCGGATCGAGATCTGGTTCCTCGCCGTCGATGGTCAGGTGTACATCACCGGCACGCCGGGCCCTCGTCACTGGCTGGCCAACCTGCGAGCCAACCCTCGGTTCACGTTCCACCTCAAGGAATCGGCCGAGGCCGACCTCCCGGCGATTGCGACCGAGGTCGACGACCCCGCCGAGCGTCGCATGGTGATCGCGTCGATGGCGGCGGAGTGGTACCGAGGTCAGGCACCGATCGAACAGCTCGTCGCCGAGGCGCCGATGGTGCGGATCACCTTCGAGCAACCTCCATCCCCGGACAGAAGGGCCTAG
- a CDS encoding FAD-dependent oxidoreductase, translated as MTPREALADPLDIAIVGGGMAGMLSALVLARDGHTITVYERDDTDLPATADEAFDHWDRRGAAHARQSHALLARLRRFLNERAPDVLEALTAEGATELTLERILPPDIVDRTPRPGDDELVILCCRRLTIEWVLRRAVSQEPNVTWRGGVSVAGLLADGNDVWGLRFDGDTTVDADLVVVAGGRNSPVLDWIAALDVELAPFEEHSDAGIIYLSRFYRLREGRELPVLTKTGAGGDLGYLGFAGFYGDNRTFSITLGVPTGDRELLALRNEASWEAAIRTLTPLAQWTEDGLADPISGVESMARLENRIRRFVVDGEPVVTGLVVIGDAATATNPWYGKGCSLAGIAAEALSSALAAHGTDRVGLALAMDAAITNEIAPHYDVSCRQDADRIKLHSALLEGTEPDPMAAATRDFILNGLIPATRSDPEVYRAFFRSFNMLDDPTALLTNAEVMAAAGAAHAAKDQRPPEPDLGPPRDELLAVMASASGA; from the coding sequence GTGACTCCTCGAGAGGCACTTGCCGATCCGCTCGACATCGCCATCGTCGGTGGGGGAATGGCAGGGATGCTGTCGGCACTCGTGCTCGCTCGAGACGGCCACACGATCACGGTCTACGAGCGCGACGACACCGATCTCCCGGCGACCGCCGACGAAGCGTTCGATCACTGGGATCGGCGTGGGGCTGCCCACGCCCGCCAATCCCACGCCCTCCTTGCCCGGCTGCGACGATTCCTGAACGAGCGGGCGCCCGACGTTCTCGAAGCCCTCACCGCCGAAGGGGCCACCGAACTCACCCTCGAACGGATCCTTCCGCCCGACATCGTCGACCGCACGCCGCGCCCCGGCGACGACGAGCTGGTGATCCTGTGCTGCCGACGGCTCACGATCGAGTGGGTGCTCCGCCGAGCCGTGAGCCAGGAGCCCAACGTGACCTGGCGCGGCGGGGTGTCGGTCGCCGGTCTGCTGGCCGACGGCAACGACGTTTGGGGTCTCCGATTCGACGGCGACACCACCGTCGATGCCGACCTCGTGGTCGTGGCCGGGGGCCGCAATTCCCCGGTGCTGGACTGGATCGCCGCGCTCGACGTCGAGCTGGCACCGTTCGAGGAGCACTCCGATGCCGGCATCATCTACCTCTCGCGCTTCTATCGACTGCGTGAGGGCCGGGAGCTCCCGGTACTCACCAAGACCGGTGCCGGTGGCGACCTCGGCTATCTCGGCTTCGCCGGCTTCTATGGCGACAACCGCACGTTCTCGATCACCCTCGGTGTCCCGACCGGCGATCGGGAGTTGCTTGCCCTCCGCAACGAGGCTTCTTGGGAGGCAGCCATCCGCACGCTCACGCCGCTGGCGCAGTGGACCGAAGACGGCCTGGCCGATCCGATCTCGGGGGTCGAATCGATGGCGCGTCTCGAGAACCGCATCCGCCGGTTCGTGGTCGACGGCGAGCCGGTCGTCACCGGGCTCGTGGTCATCGGTGACGCCGCCACTGCCACGAACCCGTGGTACGGCAAGGGTTGCTCGTTGGCCGGGATTGCCGCCGAAGCCCTGTCGTCGGCGCTCGCCGCCCACGGCACCGATCGGGTTGGCCTGGCGCTGGCCATGGACGCCGCCATCACCAACGAGATCGCACCCCACTACGACGTGTCGTGTCGGCAGGACGCCGATCGCATCAAGCTCCACTCGGCGCTGCTCGAGGGCACCGAGCCCGATCCGATGGCCGCCGCCACTCGGGACTTCATCCTCAATGGGCTCATCCCGGCCACGAGGAGCGACCCCGAGGTCTATCGGGCGTTCTTCCGGTCGTTCAACATGCTCGACGACCCCACGGCGCTGCTCACCAACGCCGAGGTGATGGCCGCGGCGGGCGCCGCGCATGCCGCCAAGGACCAACGTCCCCCCGAGCCCGATCTCGGCCCGCCACGCGACGAACTCCTCGCCGTGATGGCGTCAGCTTCCGGGGCCTGA
- a CDS encoding alpha/beta hydrolase yields the protein MSSGALPAGCQSRVVDVNGTRIHCVEAGEGPLVLLVHGFPESWYSWRHQLPALAEAGYHVVAIDVRGYGRSSKPLEIEQYRMVRLVADNVGLVAALGEQTAVIVGHDWGAPIAWTSALLRPDVFTAVAGLSVPFSPPSPHRPLEVMRAMAGDEEFYVEYFQEPGRAEREIEADVRGWLLGFMFTASGDAPAPDPAAGSIATIPHGAAMKDRFHRPDPLPSWLTEDDLDVYAEEFEHSGFRGPLNRYRNVDRDWEDLAAFRGASIQVPALFVGGDRDGPTIWGAPAIEAFPQTLPHLHRSIILDGCGHWTQQERPAEVNAALLDFLGSVS from the coding sequence ATGAGCTCCGGAGCGCTTCCCGCCGGTTGCCAGTCACGCGTCGTCGACGTGAACGGCACCCGCATCCACTGTGTCGAAGCAGGCGAGGGTCCGCTCGTCCTGCTGGTGCACGGCTTCCCCGAATCGTGGTACTCGTGGCGCCATCAGCTTCCGGCCTTGGCCGAGGCGGGCTACCACGTCGTTGCGATCGACGTGCGTGGGTACGGCCGGTCGTCCAAGCCGCTCGAGATCGAGCAGTACCGCATGGTGCGACTCGTCGCCGACAATGTCGGCCTCGTCGCCGCTCTCGGCGAGCAGACCGCCGTCATCGTCGGCCACGACTGGGGTGCGCCGATCGCGTGGACGTCGGCGCTGCTACGGCCCGATGTCTTCACCGCCGTTGCCGGGCTGTCGGTTCCGTTCTCGCCTCCGTCACCCCACCGTCCGCTCGAGGTGATGCGGGCCATGGCCGGCGACGAAGAGTTCTACGTCGAGTACTTCCAGGAGCCCGGCCGGGCCGAGCGAGAGATCGAAGCCGACGTCCGCGGCTGGTTGCTCGGCTTCATGTTCACCGCCTCCGGCGACGCGCCCGCTCCCGACCCCGCAGCGGGCAGCATCGCCACTATCCCGCACGGCGCGGCGATGAAGGATCGATTCCATCGCCCCGACCCCTTGCCGTCATGGCTGACCGAGGACGACCTCGACGTCTACGCCGAGGAGTTCGAGCATTCGGGATTCCGCGGACCGCTGAATCGCTATCGCAACGTCGACCGCGATTGGGAGGATCTCGCAGCGTTCCGGGGCGCCTCGATCCAGGTGCCGGCCTTGTTCGTCGGCGGCGATCGAGACGGACCGACGATCTGGGGCGCGCCGGCCATCGAGGCCTTCCCACAGACCCTGCCGCACCTGCATCGCTCGATCATCCTCGATGGTTGCGGCCACTGGACGCAGCAAGAGCGGCCGGCCGAGGTGAATGCGGCACTGCTCGATTTCCTGGGGAGCGTGTCGTGA
- a CDS encoding amidohydrolase family protein produces MLDLIIRNGRIVDGSGLPARSGDIAIHDGRIVSVGGRSSDARQVIDAGGKVVAPGFIDPHTHYDAQLCFDPYAFPAIEHGITTVVPGNCSLSLAPLKADHRDAFSRMFRLIEEMPEPAFDAGVDWRWGEGFGEWLDALTGQIALNVAPLVGHSVIRMFVMGDDAQQRAANDAEIQAMAELLGACLDAGAIGLSTSFVDIDETYRPVPSRWAAPDELDALAAVLGERGKVLQIVHEFFDADLTVARIEQLAELSVRHGLTTTLSPLFHSDANARGVTKVMEAIADVRARGAAVWPQVQTRPIDISFTLDQRSLMLLTLPSWWKVASIRDHDEKLAAVAEQRQALVDEMNSLARRPNGGLGAGGFVVRSVANERNNDLVGRTIDDIAAERGCSHGDALLDLALDEELATWFIRASVGHNNSPVVGELLADPLVHVGASDGGAHVGSFSTFGDTGYLISEFVRGTGSLSLEAAVKKITLDPATIWGIEGRGLLAPGYAADIVIFDADHIGRGPEIASDDFPGGGIRWIRRQEGVDTVIVNGEVTWSAENGYVEEARAGQIATRTVTR; encoded by the coding sequence ATGCTCGATCTCATCATCCGTAACGGGCGGATCGTCGACGGCTCGGGACTTCCGGCCCGCAGTGGCGACATCGCAATCCACGACGGTCGCATCGTGAGTGTCGGCGGCAGGAGCAGCGATGCTCGTCAAGTGATCGACGCCGGCGGCAAGGTCGTGGCGCCGGGCTTCATCGATCCTCATACTCACTACGACGCGCAACTGTGCTTCGACCCCTATGCCTTCCCTGCGATCGAGCACGGCATCACCACCGTCGTTCCTGGCAACTGTTCGCTCTCGCTCGCTCCGCTCAAGGCGGATCACCGTGATGCCTTCAGCCGGATGTTCCGCTTGATCGAGGAGATGCCCGAGCCGGCCTTCGACGCCGGCGTCGACTGGCGTTGGGGCGAGGGTTTCGGCGAGTGGCTCGATGCACTCACGGGGCAGATCGCCCTCAACGTCGCACCCCTTGTCGGGCATTCCGTGATTCGGATGTTCGTCATGGGCGACGACGCTCAGCAGCGGGCGGCGAACGACGCCGAGATCCAAGCGATGGCGGAACTGCTCGGCGCTTGCCTCGACGCCGGCGCCATTGGTCTGTCGACCAGCTTCGTCGACATCGACGAGACCTACCGTCCCGTGCCGAGTCGATGGGCGGCCCCGGACGAGCTCGATGCGCTCGCTGCGGTCCTCGGTGAGCGAGGCAAGGTCCTCCAGATCGTGCACGAGTTCTTCGACGCCGATCTGACCGTCGCTCGGATCGAGCAACTGGCTGAGCTGTCGGTTCGGCATGGACTCACCACGACCCTGTCGCCGCTCTTCCACTCCGACGCCAATGCTCGTGGGGTCACCAAGGTGATGGAGGCGATCGCCGACGTACGCGCCCGCGGTGCCGCCGTCTGGCCCCAGGTCCAGACCCGGCCGATCGACATCAGTTTCACGCTCGATCAGCGCAGTCTGATGCTCCTCACCCTGCCGTCCTGGTGGAAGGTCGCGTCGATCCGCGATCACGACGAGAAGTTGGCGGCGGTCGCCGAGCAGCGCCAGGCCTTGGTCGACGAGATGAACTCCTTGGCCCGGCGCCCCAATGGCGGTCTCGGTGCCGGCGGTTTCGTCGTGCGGAGCGTGGCCAACGAACGCAACAACGATCTGGTCGGCCGCACGATCGACGACATCGCTGCCGAACGCGGTTGCAGCCATGGTGATGCCCTGCTCGACCTCGCCCTCGACGAGGAACTCGCCACCTGGTTCATCCGGGCGTCCGTCGGACACAACAACTCACCCGTCGTCGGTGAACTCCTGGCCGACCCGCTCGTCCACGTCGGAGCGTCCGACGGCGGCGCCCACGTCGGGTCGTTCTCGACCTTCGGCGACACCGGCTACCTGATCTCCGAGTTCGTGCGGGGCACCGGATCGCTCAGCCTCGAAGCCGCCGTCAAGAAGATCACGCTCGACCCCGCCACGATCTGGGGGATCGAAGGACGAGGCCTCCTCGCACCGGGGTACGCCGCCGACATCGTGATCTTCGATGCCGATCACATCGGACGCGGCCCAGAAATCGCCTCCGACGACTTCCCCGGTGGCGGTATTCGCTGGATCCGGCGCCAAGAGGGCGTCGACACCGTCATCGTGAACGGCGAGGTGACCTGGAGCGCCGAGAACGGCTACGTCGAAGAGGCCCGAGCCGGGCAGATCGCCACGCGGACGGTCACACGATGA
- a CDS encoding helix-turn-helix domain-containing protein — MSSSSQVHRRVRMTPDERRDQILRVAIRLFGRRPYSEVSITDIANEAGIARGLLHHYFGSKRELYLEVVRVAARAPFEVEASAETRTKSPWATAVDSFLTAIEQNPVRWLNAVNAGGAERDDEVAAIIDETREILADQTLSAVGLAHRSDEPMVRAFIRAWGGFAQELTVEWIGRDRIDRERVRTTLLATLPLLVEQILPLLDES; from the coding sequence GTGAGTTCGAGTAGCCAGGTCCACCGACGGGTCCGTATGACCCCCGACGAACGACGCGATCAGATCCTGCGCGTTGCAATCCGGTTGTTCGGTCGGCGACCGTACAGCGAAGTGTCGATCACCGACATCGCGAACGAGGCCGGCATCGCCCGTGGACTTCTCCATCACTATTTCGGGTCGAAACGCGAGCTCTATCTCGAGGTGGTCAGGGTGGCAGCCCGGGCACCGTTCGAGGTCGAAGCCTCGGCGGAGACGAGGACGAAGAGCCCGTGGGCGACGGCGGTCGACAGCTTCCTCACCGCCATCGAACAGAACCCGGTCCGTTGGCTGAATGCGGTCAACGCCGGAGGCGCCGAGCGAGACGACGAGGTGGCCGCCATCATCGACGAAACCCGTGAGATTCTCGCCGACCAGACGCTCAGTGCCGTGGGCTTGGCCCACCGATCCGACGAACCAATGGTCCGAGCGTTCATCCGGGCCTGGGGTGGCTTCGCCCAGGAGCTCACCGTGGAGTGGATCGGTCGGGACCGGATCGACCGCGAACGGGTGCGAACCACGTTGCTTGCCACCCTGCCGCTGCTGGTCGAGCAGATCCTGCCGCTCCTCGACGAGTCCTGA
- a CDS encoding DUF4214 domain-containing protein, with amino-acid sequence MRLPRLVAVLAITLATLAPTVRASATDTAQPLRPEEGQIERLYRAVFDRSPDPEGFAYWFRLRSTTTSLETIAAEFITSPEFAAVAGAPSDDEFVVRLYRNVLDREPDADGLEYWRQTMAAGLTRVGLLVLFSESAEFVASTDTVLEPLPPFRASIEPVDAFELGASWRAGCPVGPADLVQIEMSTVGFDGKASTGTLIVHRSVAEAVVTVFSQLYDQRYPIEQMVPVSRFDGDDNASMAANNTSAFNCRAVTSGASWSRHAYGRAIDVNPRQNPYVRGEVVLPPDGADFVVRNVHHPAMIRRGDIVVEAFAAAGWRWGGDFTTLVDWQHFER; translated from the coding sequence GTGCGCCTCCCCCGGCTCGTGGCGGTGCTGGCCATCACGCTCGCCACTCTTGCCCCGACCGTTCGAGCATCGGCAACCGACACCGCCCAACCGCTTCGTCCGGAGGAGGGGCAGATCGAGCGGTTGTATCGAGCGGTGTTCGACCGCTCGCCCGACCCCGAGGGCTTCGCCTACTGGTTCCGGCTGCGGAGCACGACCACGTCCCTCGAGACGATTGCCGCCGAGTTCATCACCAGCCCCGAGTTCGCTGCGGTGGCCGGGGCGCCGAGCGACGACGAGTTCGTCGTGCGGCTCTACCGCAACGTGCTCGACCGCGAACCCGATGCCGACGGCCTCGAGTACTGGCGGCAGACGATGGCGGCCGGCCTGACCCGTGTCGGGCTCCTCGTGCTGTTCTCCGAGTCGGCCGAATTCGTGGCGAGCACCGACACTGTGCTCGAACCGCTCCCGCCGTTTCGGGCATCGATCGAGCCGGTCGACGCCTTCGAACTCGGCGCCAGCTGGCGGGCGGGTTGTCCGGTCGGCCCGGCCGATCTCGTGCAGATCGAGATGTCGACCGTCGGCTTCGATGGCAAAGCATCGACCGGCACGCTCATCGTGCACCGATCGGTCGCCGAAGCCGTCGTTACGGTGTTCAGCCAGCTCTACGACCAGCGCTACCCGATCGAGCAGATGGTGCCGGTGTCGAGGTTCGACGGCGATGACAACGCCTCGATGGCGGCCAACAACACCTCCGCCTTCAACTGCCGAGCGGTCACGAGCGGCGCAAGTTGGTCCCGCCATGCGTACGGTCGAGCGATCGACGTGAACCCTCGGCAGAATCCCTACGTTCGCGGCGAGGTGGTCCTGCCCCCTGATGGCGCGGACTTCGTCGTCCGGAATGTTCACCACCCGGCGATGATCCGCCGGGGCGACATCGTCGTCGAGGCCTTCGCCGCTGCTGGCTGGCGATGGGGTGGCGACTTCACGACCTTGGTCGACTGGCAGCACTTCGAGCGCTGA
- a CDS encoding TIGR03086 family metal-binding protein, whose translation MTDDTNEPPIFPTNAPEVFCDSDATPTLFDEVLSRLADVVDVDDTQLGLPTPCAGFDVAALRTHVLGWLQFFAAALSDPTGDADRPDPEAFALPPGTTGSDIVGKALADIKAAIAADVAGRLVTMSSSRMAGDGVLGMALGEYIVHAWDLARATGAPYAAPDSAVLPAHEFLQGMVAPEYRGPDSGFFDDEVEVAADASPLDRLLGFAGRDPHWQP comes from the coding sequence ATGACTGATGACACGAACGAGCCGCCGATCTTCCCGACCAACGCACCCGAGGTCTTCTGCGACTCCGATGCGACCCCCACGTTGTTCGACGAGGTTCTGAGCCGACTCGCTGACGTCGTCGATGTCGACGACACCCAGCTCGGTCTGCCCACCCCGTGTGCCGGCTTCGATGTGGCGGCGCTGCGCACCCACGTCTTGGGGTGGCTGCAATTCTTCGCCGCTGCATTGTCGGACCCGACCGGTGACGCCGATCGGCCCGACCCCGAGGCATTCGCACTCCCGCCCGGCACGACCGGATCCGACATCGTCGGCAAGGCCCTCGCCGACATCAAGGCAGCGATTGCCGCCGACGTCGCCGGTCGGCTGGTCACGATGTCGTCGTCTCGCATGGCGGGCGACGGGGTGTTGGGTATGGCGCTCGGCGAATACATCGTGCATGCCTGGGATCTCGCGCGTGCCACCGGCGCCCCGTACGCAGCGCCCGATTCGGCAGTTCTCCCGGCACACGAGTTCCTCCAGGGGATGGTCGCGCCGGAGTACCGAGGCCCGGACTCGGGCTTCTTCGATGATGAGGTCGAGGTTGCCGCCGATGCGTCGCCACTCGATCGCCTGCTCGGCTTCGCCGGCCGCGACCCGCACTGGCAGCCGTGA